From one Lysinibacillus sp. G4S2 genomic stretch:
- a CDS encoding HAMP domain-containing sensor histidine kinase yields MKPAGKLSLRFVSYFIVFYLLIISGFIISLIFFAIFINGHVGDNIHIMTSSEIKDDAVVEEGGSIKLADYLVKRAKENAGQLYLFDQSMDIVDYTGDSCELCGMTDNEIIALKRPGMHTWEIPKYYLLFLPTSPVQPLFEEVYQSWKEKEEISSELLQRLQDKKASVEIYNEQWDRVGVIGKGYKKLHKPQLLEEKYDIFEHKELTQSAALEDGSTLVVRMPNPSYKPFDEPFTKAMVLFVSIFFGGHILVLIGVTFLSISVSRQFVRPLVYVLSRIERLTQFDYSAVRDKKIHHRKTGKLKRKYKLFQPVDESLNNLSERLSFNERQIKHAEQLREEWITGLSHDLKTPLSSIFGYSTMLASEDYEWTKEEMRIFANTMQEKATYMDALIQDLTYTYQLKNKAIQIEKVLLTLNTWLPQFADEQVSVKVYGDVVLEADELLLKRILDNLITNAKKYTPVGTKVNVEAQNIGKGIMLTIADQGPGIPQEELDNLFERYYRGTNTTDDTTGTGLGLAITKQLIDLHNGTISVQSGAEGTVFVLKFNCK; encoded by the coding sequence ATGAAGCCAGCTGGAAAATTATCACTTCGTTTCGTGTCTTATTTCATCGTATTTTATTTACTAATCATTTCAGGCTTTATTATTAGTTTGATATTTTTTGCAATCTTTATCAATGGTCATGTTGGTGACAATATTCATATCATGACTTCTTCTGAAATAAAAGATGATGCTGTCGTAGAAGAAGGAGGATCTATTAAGCTTGCTGATTATTTAGTGAAGCGAGCGAAGGAGAACGCAGGGCAATTATATTTGTTCGATCAATCGATGGACATCGTTGATTACACGGGAGATAGTTGTGAACTATGTGGAATGACAGATAACGAAATCATTGCTCTTAAACGTCCAGGAATGCACACGTGGGAGATTCCTAAATACTATTTGCTATTCCTCCCGACATCACCTGTCCAACCACTTTTTGAGGAAGTATATCAGAGTTGGAAGGAAAAAGAGGAGATTTCTTCAGAACTGCTCCAGCGTTTACAAGATAAGAAGGCTTCTGTTGAAATCTATAACGAGCAGTGGGACCGTGTAGGAGTCATTGGTAAGGGCTATAAAAAGCTACATAAACCTCAGTTACTAGAAGAGAAATACGATATTTTTGAGCATAAAGAGCTTACGCAAAGTGCAGCTTTAGAGGATGGCTCGACATTAGTTGTACGCATGCCTAATCCATCCTATAAGCCATTTGATGAACCTTTTACTAAAGCGATGGTTTTATTTGTTTCCATCTTCTTTGGTGGACATATTTTAGTGTTAATAGGGGTTACCTTCTTATCGATTAGCGTTTCCCGTCAATTTGTTCGTCCGCTTGTTTATGTACTATCTCGTATTGAGCGACTGACACAGTTTGATTACAGTGCAGTAAGAGATAAAAAAATTCATCATCGGAAGACAGGGAAGCTGAAGAGGAAATATAAATTATTTCAGCCAGTGGATGAATCCCTCAATAATTTATCGGAACGTCTATCCTTTAATGAAAGGCAAATTAAGCATGCAGAGCAATTGCGTGAGGAGTGGATAACAGGCTTATCGCATGATTTAAAAACACCGTTAAGCTCTATTTTTGGTTATTCTACAATGCTTGCTTCAGAAGATTATGAGTGGACAAAGGAAGAAATGCGTATCTTTGCGAATACGATGCAGGAGAAGGCGACGTATATGGATGCCCTTATACAAGACTTAACCTATACGTATCAATTAAAAAATAAAGCGATACAGATTGAAAAAGTGTTATTGACACTCAACACGTGGTTACCTCAATTTGCAGATGAGCAGGTGTCTGTGAAGGTTTATGGGGATGTTGTGCTCGAAGCGGACGAGCTTCTATTAAAGCGCATTTTAGATAATTTAATTACGAATGCTAAAAAATATACTCCTGTTGGTACAAAGGTAAATGTAGAAGCGCAAAATATAGGCAAGGGCATTATGCTAACAATTGCCGACCAAGGTCCTGGCATTCCGCAAGAAGAGCTAGATAATCTTTTTGAACGCTATTATCGAGGTACTAATACGACTGATGATACAACGGGTACAGGTCTAGGATTGGCAATTACTAAGCAGTTAATTGATTTACACAATGGTACCATTAGTGTCCAATCAGGAGCAGAAGGTACTGTTTTTGTGTTGAAATTTAATTGTAAATAA
- a CDS encoding PAS domain-containing sensor histidine kinase produces MEKEQLKNKYLQQIFQYIQDGIIIMNHNREILMMNPSAMRLTGWELGNRVPFCSFCENRQKSPTEHTCYLIEHNEVPYFLSKMLTYHGCKIDVEISTALMYTDSKTNEQEFLLVLRDQTLQLKEEEARISKLIIKQLIEAKEEEHKRLAQELHDGVGQSLFTISVALQAIESYVKDNEKLNTYIEEVRNELGQVMNDIKLYSYQLRPQSIDQLGISPTLGTLVDSVQKVHPGISIVFETDFEERCHPSVEINIYRVVQEALHNIVKYAKASKVVIRLEKKAGDLALYIEDNGVGFDLQLVKKEGLGLKHMEERITLLGGSFNITSAYDKGTKISIQVPNWKDDYR; encoded by the coding sequence TTGGAGAAAGAACAGTTAAAAAATAAATATTTACAGCAAATATTTCAATACATTCAAGACGGCATCATCATTATGAATCACAATCGTGAAATTTTAATGATGAATCCATCAGCGATGAGATTAACGGGATGGGAATTAGGAAATCGAGTGCCCTTTTGTTCATTTTGTGAAAATCGCCAAAAGTCTCCAACAGAACATACATGTTATTTAATAGAACATAATGAGGTTCCCTATTTTTTATCGAAAATGCTTACGTATCATGGTTGTAAAATAGATGTTGAAATTAGCACAGCACTGATGTATACAGACAGTAAAACAAACGAGCAAGAGTTTCTGCTTGTACTGCGCGATCAAACCCTACAGTTAAAGGAAGAAGAGGCTCGGATTTCAAAACTGATTATTAAACAGCTGATTGAGGCGAAAGAGGAAGAACATAAAAGGCTTGCGCAGGAATTACATGATGGCGTTGGCCAATCGCTATTTACAATTTCTGTTGCATTGCAAGCGATAGAATCCTATGTCAAAGATAATGAAAAGCTAAATACGTATATTGAAGAAGTACGCAATGAGCTAGGGCAAGTAATGAATGATATTAAATTGTACTCCTATCAGCTCCGCCCTCAAAGCATTGACCAGTTAGGGATTTCACCTACATTAGGTACACTTGTAGATTCAGTGCAGAAGGTTCATCCCGGTATTTCTATAGTATTCGAAACGGATTTTGAAGAACGTTGCCATCCATCTGTAGAAATCAATATTTACCGCGTTGTACAAGAGGCTTTACACAATATTGTTAAATATGCAAAGGCTTCTAAGGTCGTTATTCGGCTCGAAAAGAAAGCTGGAGATTTAGCGCTCTATATAGAAGATAATGGCGTAGGATTCGATCTACAGCTCGTGAAGAAAGAAGGACTTGGCTTAAAACATATGGAGGAGCGAATAACTTTGTTAGGCGGATCTTTTAATATTACTTCTGCTTACGATAAAGGTACAAAAATTAGTATTCAAGTACCTAATTGGAAGGATGACTATAGATGA
- a CDS encoding response regulator transcription factor, protein MQDASILVLEDEHAIAEMIEIILRKEGFLNITLCGTVQEAKKKIENKVFDFYLLDIMLPDGSGLDMANMIREQSDAPIFFLTAKGSDADKLRGFMNGADDYITKPFNPLELVARVKVQLARYIKKKRVPESHLFTCSRFTFDIDAAEITVNDTKEIISGRLFHLLKFLCENVGQVLSKEQIYERVWGDCLFDDNTVMVHIRKLREKIEKNPGKPTCIITVRGIGYKLVGDVQS, encoded by the coding sequence ATGCAAGATGCTTCAATTTTAGTGTTAGAGGACGAACATGCAATTGCGGAAATGATTGAAATTATATTAAGAAAAGAAGGATTTTTAAACATTACACTCTGCGGCACTGTTCAAGAAGCAAAAAAGAAAATTGAAAATAAGGTTTTTGATTTTTACCTTTTAGATATTATGCTTCCAGACGGTAGTGGGCTTGATATGGCGAATATGATTCGTGAGCAAAGTGATGCACCTATATTCTTTTTAACAGCAAAAGGTAGTGATGCAGATAAGCTTCGTGGTTTTATGAATGGCGCAGACGATTATATTACGAAGCCATTTAATCCACTTGAGCTTGTTGCAAGGGTGAAAGTACAGCTTGCAAGATATATAAAGAAAAAGCGTGTGCCAGAAAGTCATTTATTTACATGTAGTCGCTTTACATTTGATATCGATGCAGCAGAGATAACTGTTAATGATACAAAGGAAATTATTAGTGGGCGATTATTTCATTTATTGAAATTTTTGTGTGAAAATGTAGGGCAAGTATTATCGAAGGAGCAAATTTATGAGCGAGTCTGGGGCGATTGTTTGTTTGATGATAATACAGTGATGGTTCATATTCGAAAACTGCGAGAAAAAATTGAAAAGAATCCTGGTAAACCAACTTGCATTATAACTGTGAGGGGGATTGGCTATAAACTAGTTGGAGATGTTCAATCATGA
- a CDS encoding MDR family MFS transporter, which translates to MNSEQTMKKPPYGMIAILFVGAFVAFLNNTLLNVALPTIMKDFGITTYSKVQWLATGYMLVSGILVPASAFFVTRFKNRHLFIAAMSVFTIGTIMAGFAPNFGMLLAGRMVQAAGASTMSPLLMNVMLTSFPREKRGAAMGIFGLVMIMAPAIGPTLSGYIVEHHDWRMLFQMIIPFAVISLLFAVWKLDNVMETREVHLDFPSVLLSTIAFGGILYGFSAAGDKGWSSPWVYGTILVGFIALMIFVLKQLRMDQPLLELRIYKYPMFALGSAISVIVSMAMFSGMILTPAYVQSIRGIEPFEAGLMMLPGALLMGLMSPITGKLFDKFGPRVLAMTGLSITTLATFGLAKLEMDSSYTYIVSMYTIRMFGLSMVMMPIMTNGLNQIPQKMNPHGTAINNTVQQVAGAIGSAVMVTIMNNRTKATAQDLIAEAKANAVQSGAAPTPEQMQQMQDQIMQNALLDGITHSFLIAACLTVVALVLALFLKRSKVESAAAHMDLKKPTN; encoded by the coding sequence ATGAATAGTGAGCAAACAATGAAAAAGCCCCCTTATGGCATGATTGCCATTTTATTTGTGGGTGCTTTTGTTGCTTTTCTAAATAACACATTGTTAAACGTTGCATTACCAACAATCATGAAAGATTTTGGTATCACAACGTACTCTAAGGTACAATGGCTTGCGACAGGATATATGCTTGTAAGTGGTATTTTGGTACCCGCTTCGGCATTCTTTGTAACACGCTTTAAAAATAGACATTTATTTATTGCAGCAATGTCAGTCTTTACGATCGGTACAATAATGGCTGGATTTGCACCTAACTTCGGTATGTTATTAGCGGGTCGTATGGTGCAAGCGGCGGGTGCATCAACAATGTCACCACTTTTAATGAATGTCATGTTAACTAGCTTCCCAAGAGAAAAACGTGGGGCAGCGATGGGGATATTTGGTTTAGTCATGATTATGGCACCAGCGATAGGTCCAACATTGTCAGGATATATTGTTGAGCACCATGATTGGCGCATGCTATTCCAAATGATTATTCCGTTTGCTGTTATTAGTTTATTGTTTGCCGTTTGGAAATTAGACAACGTGATGGAAACACGTGAAGTTCATTTAGATTTCCCATCCGTATTATTATCAACAATAGCATTCGGTGGTATACTGTATGGATTTAGTGCAGCGGGGGACAAGGGCTGGTCAAGTCCTTGGGTATACGGCACGATTTTAGTTGGTTTTATCGCCTTAATGATCTTCGTATTAAAACAATTACGTATGGATCAGCCTTTACTAGAATTACGTATTTATAAATATCCAATGTTTGCGTTGGGATCGGCTATTTCTGTTATCGTATCCATGGCTATGTTCTCAGGGATGATTTTAACACCTGCATATGTACAATCAATTCGTGGCATTGAACCATTTGAAGCGGGCTTAATGATGCTTCCTGGGGCGCTGTTAATGGGGCTTATGTCGCCGATTACAGGGAAGCTTTTTGATAAATTTGGACCGCGAGTGTTAGCGATGACCGGTTTATCCATTACAACACTAGCAACATTCGGGTTAGCAAAATTAGAAATGGATTCAAGCTATACGTATATTGTGTCAATGTACACGATTCGTATGTTCGGCTTGTCAATGGTCATGATGCCAATTATGACAAACGGTTTAAACCAAATACCTCAAAAGATGAACCCACATGGTACAGCCATTAATAATACTGTACAGCAAGTGGCGGGGGCAATTGGTAGTGCTGTGATGGTAACGATTATGAATAACCGTACAAAAGCAACCGCTCAGGATTTAATTGCAGAAGCGAAGGCAAATGCGGTACAGTCAGGTGCTGCACCAACACCAGAGCAAATGCAACAAATGCAAGATCAAATTATGCAAAATGCTTTATTAGATGGTATTACTCACTCATTCTTAATTGCTGCATGCCTTACAGTGGTTGCGCTTGTGCTAGCACTCTTCTTAAAACGTTCCAAAGTTGAAAGTGCAGCTGCACATATGGATTTGAAAAAACCAACTAATTAA
- a CDS encoding TetR/AcrR family transcriptional regulator, with translation MNKRKRQIITAARELFIEKGFVETSINDIISAAKISKGTFYNHFAAKNECLIAILDEGREEASNRRHELLYGKDPTDLEVLTQQVAVLMYVNREHNLIQIFESITSSRDKELKKIILNYYLQELEWLANRFVQVFGEEISTLSYECAIQALGMINLSLRAVLISDFQFISRETIVRVALRNIKAIIPVMLESKEVIINVEMINAIQNVVNYQSINKEMIAKQLHGFMKELPKDETVEGLEYTEFLLEELQREKPKLFIIESLLTPFRKAFVGTGHAAEARDIANNLWRYVKIEHPSERCI, from the coding sequence ATGAACAAAAGAAAAAGACAAATAATTACTGCTGCTCGTGAACTTTTTATCGAAAAAGGATTCGTAGAAACATCCATTAACGATATTATTAGTGCAGCTAAAATTTCAAAAGGTACATTTTATAATCATTTTGCTGCCAAAAATGAATGTTTAATCGCTATTCTAGATGAAGGGCGCGAAGAGGCAAGCAATCGTCGACATGAGCTTCTTTACGGAAAAGACCCGACTGACTTAGAAGTGTTAACACAGCAAGTTGCCGTGCTCATGTATGTCAATCGGGAGCACAATCTAATTCAAATTTTCGAGTCGATTACCTCTTCTCGTGACAAAGAACTTAAAAAGATTATTTTGAACTATTACTTACAGGAGCTAGAATGGCTTGCTAATCGTTTTGTACAAGTTTTCGGTGAAGAAATTAGTACACTGAGCTATGAATGCGCTATACAGGCACTCGGAATGATTAACCTTTCATTACGAGCAGTTTTAATTTCGGATTTCCAATTTATTAGTCGCGAAACAATTGTCCGTGTAGCATTGCGTAATATTAAAGCAATTATTCCTGTAATGTTAGAATCCAAAGAAGTCATTATAAACGTTGAAATGATTAACGCTATTCAAAATGTGGTGAACTATCAATCGATTAACAAGGAAATGATTGCTAAACAATTGCATGGATTTATGAAGGAATTGCCGAAGGATGAAACAGTTGAGGGCTTAGAATACACTGAATTTTTGCTAGAAGAATTACAACGTGAGAAACCAAAGCTTTTCATCATCGAATCACTACTTACTCCTTTCAGAAAAGCATTCGTCGGGACGGGACATGCTGCTGAAGCACGCGACATCGCCAATAATTTATGGCGCTATGTAAAAATTGAGCATCCATCAGAGAGATGTATATAG
- a CDS encoding cytochrome ubiquinol oxidase subunit I: MNDSAVIWSRALTELTLSFHIIYATIGVGIPLMIMIAQWVGLKNNDEHYLLLARRWARGFVITVAIGVVTGTAIGLQLSLLWPSFMELAGQVIALPLFMETFAFFVEAIFLGLYLYTWDRFKNPKRHLLLLVPVAIGASMSAVFITIVNAFMNAPQGFDLVDGELVNIQPVLAMLNPAMPTKVAHVLVTSYMTAAFLLASIAAYRMLRGSKHVYHKKSLHLLMKLGLVFSLAALIVGDFSGKYLAEYQPEKLAAAEWHFETKEDASLVLFGVLDGEEVKYAIKVPYALSVLAHNNPFAEVKGLDQFPEDEQPPLYIHYLFDIMVVIGIFLIVVAAIYVLGKWRGWKFVSSKSFKRIVVAGGPLALIAVEVGWWFAEVGRQPWILRGYMKTEEGATTSGQVDTMLILFAGLYIVLAIGSVVALIRMFRNNPIEREIEEHKQVEGCEGQ, translated from the coding sequence ATGAATGATTCAGCTGTAATATGGAGTCGAGCCTTAACAGAGTTAACATTGTCATTCCATATTATTTACGCAACGATTGGCGTTGGCATACCTTTAATGATAATGATTGCTCAATGGGTCGGATTAAAAAATAATGACGAACACTATTTACTACTCGCAAGAAGATGGGCAAGAGGGTTTGTCATTACTGTAGCGATAGGTGTTGTGACTGGTACTGCTATTGGATTGCAGTTATCACTACTGTGGCCAAGTTTTATGGAGTTGGCTGGTCAAGTTATAGCATTGCCGTTGTTTATGGAAACGTTCGCGTTCTTTGTGGAAGCAATTTTCTTAGGGCTTTATTTATATACATGGGATCGATTCAAAAATCCAAAGCGACATCTATTATTATTGGTTCCAGTAGCTATTGGTGCTTCTATGTCGGCCGTTTTTATTACGATTGTGAATGCATTTATGAACGCACCACAAGGCTTTGATCTTGTAGATGGGGAGCTTGTGAATATTCAGCCTGTACTTGCTATGTTAAATCCTGCAATGCCAACGAAGGTAGCGCATGTATTAGTGACATCTTATATGACGGCAGCATTTTTATTAGCTTCTATCGCAGCTTATCGTATGCTGCGAGGATCGAAGCATGTGTATCATAAAAAATCGTTACATCTATTAATGAAACTTGGATTAGTATTTTCGCTAGCAGCACTGATCGTAGGTGACTTTTCTGGGAAGTATTTAGCTGAATATCAACCTGAAAAATTAGCTGCTGCTGAATGGCATTTTGAAACAAAAGAGGATGCTTCGCTTGTACTATTTGGTGTATTAGATGGAGAAGAAGTAAAATATGCCATTAAAGTACCGTACGCACTGAGTGTATTGGCGCATAATAATCCTTTTGCAGAAGTAAAAGGTTTAGATCAATTTCCTGAGGATGAACAACCTCCACTTTACATCCATTATTTGTTTGACATCATGGTAGTAATCGGGATTTTCTTAATAGTCGTTGCAGCTATTTATGTACTAGGTAAGTGGCGAGGATGGAAGTTCGTTTCTTCAAAAAGCTTTAAGAGAATAGTAGTGGCAGGTGGTCCACTAGCGCTTATTGCTGTTGAGGTAGGCTGGTGGTTTGCGGAAGTAGGGCGTCAGCCTTGGATACTTCGTGGTTATATGAAAACGGAGGAAGGAGCCACAACAAGTGGTCAGGTCGATACTATGCTAATACTATTTGCAGGGCTTTACATTGTATTAGCAATAGGAAGTGTCGTAGCACTTATTCGTATGTTCCGTAACAATCCAATCGAACGTGAAATTGAAGAACATAAACAAGTGGAAGGATGTGAAGGACAATGA
- a CDS encoding serine hydrolase domain-containing protein, which yields MVDAYMNRLVMDNEIPGAVLIVQHQHRRILSKSYGVYTAEDLSKQIISKNTLFDLASLTKVVATLPAILLLISRNKLNLMDSVQKHLPNFRFPHITIQHLLQHSSGLPAGLEPSVKRHQQRDIMQEVLACDVIGQPNEKVRYSDIGMILLGKTIENVAGLPFQNFVEQEIFEPWGMHNTSFRLSEQKRREAAATEMVAGKFVQGIVHDEKALLLGGVAGSAGLFSCAEDLAKYAEYWLGITQQSTIPVEWMKLAFTKTIDNRGLGFEVWNGDRSTFCFGRGWTKGSFGHTGFTGTSIWMDPVKKAFVILLTNAVHYGRNTNIRGIREKLHTMIYENLIT from the coding sequence TTGGTAGATGCATATATGAATCGCTTAGTGATGGACAATGAAATTCCAGGAGCAGTGCTTATTGTCCAACATCAGCATAGACGTATATTGTCAAAAAGCTATGGAGTGTATACAGCTGAGGATTTGAGTAAGCAAATTATTTCCAAAAATACTTTGTTTGATTTGGCATCCTTAACAAAAGTTGTCGCCACATTACCAGCTATTCTTTTACTAATTAGTAGGAACAAGTTGAACTTGATGGATTCAGTACAAAAACATTTACCGAATTTTAGATTCCCGCACATTACAATACAACATTTATTACAACATAGCTCTGGGCTACCGGCAGGCTTAGAGCCATCTGTTAAAAGACACCAGCAGCGTGATATTATGCAGGAGGTTTTGGCTTGTGATGTAATAGGACAGCCAAATGAAAAAGTACGATACAGTGATATAGGGATGATTTTATTAGGGAAGACGATCGAAAATGTCGCAGGTCTGCCTTTTCAAAATTTTGTAGAGCAAGAGATTTTCGAGCCGTGGGGTATGCATAATACAAGTTTTCGACTATCCGAGCAGAAAAGGAGGGAAGCGGCAGCTACAGAAATGGTAGCAGGTAAATTTGTGCAAGGAATTGTACACGATGAAAAAGCACTACTATTAGGTGGAGTAGCCGGTAGTGCAGGGTTATTTTCGTGTGCAGAGGATTTAGCAAAGTATGCGGAATATTGGTTAGGCATAACGCAGCAATCTACTATACCAGTTGAGTGGATGAAGCTGGCATTTACGAAAACAATAGATAACAGAGGACTTGGCTTTGAAGTTTGGAATGGAGATCGTTCAACATTTTGTTTTGGTAGGGGGTGGACGAAGGGCTCTTTTGGGCATACAGGATTTACTGGCACAAGTATTTGGATGGATCCTGTCAAAAAGGCATTTGTTATTTTACTTACAAACGCTGTTCATTATGGAAGAAATACGAACATAAGGGGAATTAGAGAAAAACTTCATACGATGATCTATGAAA
- a CDS encoding cytochrome d ubiquinol oxidase subunit II, with amino-acid sequence MSLEILGISVLWLFLFGYVIVASIDFGAGFFNAYSVMVGKDRILANVIKRYLSPVWEITNVFLVFFFVGIVGFFPQSAYYYGTILLVPVSISLILIAIRGSYYAFESYSSNGIHIGYTLMYGITGLFIPASLSIVLTISEGGFVNIVNDEPHLQIAKLFTSPLTWSVVLLSIMAVLYISAVFLTWYGKRAQDEHASNLMRKYALGWSLPLVISVIGVMVALKGHVPEHYENMLNLWWLFAISGVLFFITLILLFKKKNYGVAVFLMVAQFGFAFFGYGISHYPYLLYPYLSVYDSFTNETMAVALVIAFIGGLVLLIPSLYLVMKWFVFDRDYASGKRDHHV; translated from the coding sequence ATGAGCTTAGAAATCTTAGGAATTTCAGTACTATGGTTATTTCTTTTTGGCTATGTCATTGTTGCATCCATAGACTTTGGAGCAGGCTTCTTTAATGCTTATAGTGTCATGGTTGGGAAAGACCGTATATTGGCAAATGTCATTAAGCGCTATTTATCTCCGGTGTGGGAAATTACAAACGTCTTCCTTGTATTTTTCTTTGTAGGAATAGTAGGGTTCTTTCCTCAGTCGGCTTACTATTATGGCACAATTTTGCTAGTGCCGGTCAGTATCTCATTAATATTAATTGCAATTAGAGGTAGTTATTATGCATTTGAATCTTACAGTTCGAATGGTATACACATCGGTTATACATTGATGTATGGAATTACTGGTTTATTCATACCAGCATCCCTTTCTATTGTATTAACGATATCTGAGGGAGGGTTCGTGAACATTGTCAATGATGAGCCACACTTACAAATTGCTAAACTTTTCACAAGTCCGTTAACTTGGTCTGTTGTGCTATTAAGTATAATGGCGGTTTTGTATATTTCGGCTGTCTTCTTAACTTGGTATGGGAAAAGAGCGCAAGATGAACATGCTTCTAATTTAATGAGAAAGTATGCGCTCGGTTGGTCGTTACCGCTCGTCATAAGTGTAATAGGAGTTATGGTGGCGTTAAAGGGACATGTGCCTGAGCATTATGAAAATATGTTAAATCTGTGGTGGCTTTTCGCAATATCAGGTGTTCTCTTTTTTATCACACTAATTCTTTTATTTAAAAAGAAAAACTATGGAGTAGCTGTCTTTTTAATGGTTGCACAATTCGGATTTGCATTTTTCGGTTATGGTATTTCACATTATCCTTATTTACTGTATCCGTACCTATCAGTCTATGACAGCTTTACAAACGAAACAATGGCTGTTGCCTTAGTGATAGCGTTTATTGGAGGGCTAGTTCTACTCATTCCTTCACTATATTTAGTAATGAAATGGTTTGTGTTTGATCGTGACTATGCTAGCGGTAAACGTGATCATCATGTATAG
- a CDS encoding response regulator transcription factor, with amino-acid sequence MIRVLVVDDHVLIRKGLVLLLENYKDVDVVGEAGDGAEAITQAISLEPDVILMDVSIPNGLDGFTATQEIHKQMPNVKIIMLTMHNEVAYIQKAIAVEAHGYILKNSQGGVLYEAIHAVSSGRVYYNVGIPQEQINKLFEHKGHEDKCILTVREQEIMRLTVLGYTNVQIAEQLYISSKTVENHKSNIMQKLDLSNKAELIQYGLANNYM; translated from the coding sequence ATGATTCGTGTTTTAGTAGTAGATGATCATGTGCTAATCCGTAAAGGACTTGTTCTTTTATTGGAAAATTATAAAGATGTAGACGTTGTAGGTGAAGCAGGTGATGGAGCAGAGGCGATAACTCAGGCAATATCATTAGAACCAGATGTCATTTTGATGGATGTATCCATTCCGAATGGATTAGATGGATTTACGGCTACTCAAGAAATTCATAAACAAATGCCCAACGTTAAAATTATTATGTTAACAATGCATAATGAAGTTGCTTATATTCAAAAAGCGATTGCTGTTGAAGCTCATGGTTATATTTTGAAAAATAGTCAAGGTGGGGTCCTTTATGAGGCTATCCATGCTGTATCAAGTGGTCGTGTATATTATAACGTTGGTATTCCACAGGAACAGATTAATAAATTGTTTGAACACAAAGGGCATGAAGATAAATGCATTTTAACTGTGCGTGAGCAGGAAATAATGAGGTTAACAGTTCTAGGGTATACGAATGTCCAAATTGCTGAACAGCTATATATCAGCAGTAAAACGGTTGAAAATCATAAATCGAATATTATGCAAAAGCTTGATTTAAGTAATAAAGCTGAGCTTATTCAGTATGGGCTTGCAAATAACTATATGTAA